The Parabacteroides timonensis sequence CTTCTTCGACAATCCCGATGATTCGTGAAGCGGCAGCTACTACGGAAAAATTGATGGCGGAAAAAGATAGTCCTGTTCTGGGGTTACATTTGGAAGGTCATTACTTCAATATGAAAATGGCTGGCGGTCAGCTTCCGGAAAATATCAAGAACCCTGATCCGGAAGAATATATCCCGTTGCTGGAAGAAACCAACTGTATCAAACGCTGGGATGCAGCTCCAGAATTGCCTGGTGCTATGCAGTTTGGTAAATATATTACATCTAAAGGTGTATTGGCATCTGTCGGTCATACACAGGCCGAATACGAAGATATCCAGACTGCTTATGAGGCAGGTTATACTCATGCTACACATTTCTACAATGCAATGCCCGGTTTCCATAAACGTCGTGAATACAAATACGAAGGTACGGTTGAAAGTATCTATCTGATAGATGATATGACGGTCGAGGTTGTAGCCGACGGTATCCATGTTCCTCCAACTATTCTACGTCTGGTATATAAGGTGAAAGGGGTAGAACGTACATGTTTGATCACAGACGCATTGGCTTGTGCTGCCAGTGACAGTCAGGTAGCTTTTGATCCTCGTGTGATCATCGAAGACGGAGTGTGTAAGCTGGCCGACCGTTCTGCTTTAGCAGGTAGTGTCGCTACGATGGACCGCCTGATCCGTACTGTTGTGCAGAAGGCTGAAATACCTCTGGAAGATGCTGTTCGTATGGCTTCTGAAACGCCGGCCCGTATAATGGGGGTTTACGACCGTAAGGGGTCTTTGCAGCGTGGCAAGGATGCGGATATTATGGTCTTGGACAAAGATCTCAATGTAAGAGCTGTCTGGGCTATGGGGAAATTGGTGGAAGGCACTAATAAATTGTTTTAACGGGTAGAACAGGAATAGAAATATAGTAGAATTTATGTTAACACAAATAATAAACGGACAGATACTCACGCCACAGGGATGGCTGAAAGATGGTTCTGTCTTGATCAGCGATGGTAGAATACTGGAAGTGACGAACAGCGACTTGGCTGTGATCGGTGCAACTATAATCGATGCCAAAGGTATGTATATCATTCCTGGTTTCGTGGCAATGAATATACACGGAGGGGGAGGATACGATTTCAAGGAATGTACGGAAGAAGCATTTCATGGAGCGGTAAATGCTCATATGAAGCATGGTGCAACTTGTATTTTCCCAACGTTGGCGCCACTTCCGGTTACTGAAATTCAGAAAGGAGTTGCTTTATGTGAAAGCGTGATGGCTGAGAAAAATAGCCCTGTCCTTGGCTTGCAACTGGAAGGCCCGTACCTGAATCCTAAAATGGCAGGTAGTCTGTTGACGGATGCCTTGAAAAATCCTGACCCTGCCGAATATAAATCTTTACTCGATAGCACCACTTGTATTAAACGATGGGATGCCAGTCCGGAGTTGCCGGGTGCGTTGGATTTTGCCCGTTATGTCCGTTCGAAAGGCCTTTTAGCTGCGGTTTCGCATACAGAAGCAGAATTTGATGATATCAAGGCCGCTTATGAGGCTGGTTTTACGCATGCCGCTCATTTTTATAATGCGATGCCGGGGTTCCATAAGCGTCGTGAATATAAATATGAAGGGACGGTAGAAAGTGTATTCCTGGTTGATAATATGACAGTAGAGGTTATTGCCGACGGACGCCATTTACCGTCGACGATCCTTCGTTTGGTTTATAAACTGAAAGGAGTAGAACATACCTGCCTGACCACCGATGCATTGGCTTATGCTGCTAATGAAGGAAAACCTGTTGACGATCCCCGTATTATCATAGAAGACGGCGTTTGTAAGTTGGCCGACCATTCTTCATTGGTAGGAAGTATTGCCACGATGGATGTTCTGGTTCGTACGATGGCGCAGAAAGCCGGAGTACCTTTGGCTGACGCAGTCCGTATGGCTTCCGAAACGCCTGCCCGCCTGATGGGTGTAGACGATCGTAAGGGTTCTTTGCAACGTGGTAAAGATGCCGATATTGTTATTCTGGACCGCAAGTTGAATGTCCGCTCTGTTTGGTCGATGGGACATTTGGTGGAAGGAACGAATACATTGGCCTGAGAGTAGTTAAAGTATATAGTCTGATATTTTTAGATCAGGCCTTAAGCAATAAAACATAAATTTGAACAGAGTGTATGAATTTTCTGGGAAGATGTTCGTTACACTCTGTTTTATTTTTTCATACCTTTGTTTCATTCGGATTTATCTGTATAACCTGTAATACGACAAAAATATGAAAAAACAGAAAGATATTTTACGAATTCCAACTTTGCTTCTTGGCTTTGTTCTAATTCTTTTAGGTGGGTGTGGTGACAAAGATGATACTCTTAAAACGACCTTCGATCCTTCGTTGCTGATTGGTAAAACATTTATAAGTTCCAAAGTAGAAAGTCTCCGGTATCCTACTGACGATGTGATAACTTTTGTTTTTAATTCAGACGATCTGTTGACAGTCGGTATGAATAAGTGCATTGTCAACCAGCGACCTGAAAGGTATGAGCAATCTGTCAGGTATACAATTAAAGGTGATAGTATTATCGGTCATAATAATGAATTCGACTTGCGTGGTAAGGTTGAAAGCCTGTCGGAAAAAGAGCTTGTCTTCAACGTCACTTTTACTGTAGACATGATCCCTATACAGGTGAAATGTATTGCGAATCATTCTGATATCAATTATTCGGAAGCGATCTTGGGTACTTGGAGGTTAGAAGACGATTTTAAGCTGCGTTTTATCTATACTGCTGATGGGGTTGTTAAAAGGCAGATATTTACTCTTGGGGTTTGGGGAGATGTAGAAGATGGTTTTTGGGGTGATCCTGTTCCAGGGCTTTATTATTTGAATGGTTACCATATAGGACAGAATCTCGGTGAAACTGATAAGCCAGGTTATAATACATATACTTCTGTTTTTATCTCGATCGAAGGTGATTGGATGCACATGAAAGGTTATTGCTGGCAAGGAGGAGAAGGTTCTAAGATCGATACTTACTTTATACGCTTGAAGTAATTTTATTTGTATATGTGCCGGATTTAGTACCAACTAATAGGTAAATAGATATTTTTGATTGCTTCCGTTAATCTTTATTTGCCGAAGAATTGTTATATTTGTAGTTCAAGTAAAAAAGTTGTACTAAATCGTAATTAAACATGAAGACGAACCTTAGTTCTCAAATTACCCTGACGCGTATACCGCTCAGGTATTACCGTCCGGAAAACGCTTACGAGCAATCAGTTTTGACTCGTTTTGAAAAGATTCCGACAAACATCTACGAATCGGCAAATGAAGGTTCTTTCGCGATCGCAAAGGAACTGGCATCACAAATACGCAAGAAGCAGGATGCCGGCGAGCAGTTTGTTCTGGCCTTGTCCGGTGGACGCTCTCCTCAGAGTGTCTTTAAAGAATTAATCCGTTTGCATAAGGAAGAGCAATTGAGCTTCCGTAATGTGATTGTATTTAATGTATATGAGTTCTATCCTTTGAGTGCATCGACGAATAGTAATTTGACTTACCTGAAAGAATCGTTCCTCGATCAAGTGGATATCGATCCGAAAAATATTTATTCGCCGGACGGTTCTATCCCTAAAGATGACATCTTTGAGTTCTGCAGACAATATGAACAACAGATACAGGCTGTAGGCGGTATCGATTATATCCTGTTGGGTGTCGGTCATGCAAGTAATATCGGCTTCAATGGTCCGGGTTCTTCGGTAAATGTAGGTACTCGTTTGGTGCTGTTGGATAACGATGCCCGTAAGGAAGCAGCCAGAACATTCAAGTCTATCGAGAATGTTCCTGCCAGTGTAATCACTATGGGTATTTCTACCATCCTGCGTGCTAAGAATGTTATATTAATGGCTTGGGGTGAAGATAAAGCCCGTATTATTGCTAATACAGTCGAAGGTAAGGTTAGCGAAGCGGTTCCATCTACTTATTTACAGAATCATATGAATGTAAAGGTAGTTATCGACCTGTCTGCTGCTTACGAACTGACAAGAATCAGCCATCCCTGGTTGGTTACTAACTGCGATTGGGATAACAAATTGATCCGTCGTGCTATCGTTTGGTTGTGCCAGTTGACTGGTAAACCGATCCTGAAGCTGACTAATAAAGATTATAGCGAACATGGTCTGGGTGAACTGTTGGCATTATATGGCTCTGCTTATAATGTGAACATCAAGATATTTAATGATATCCAGCACACAATTACCGGTTGGCCCGGTGGTAAGCCGAATGCAGACGATACGAATCGTCCGGAACGTGCTACTCCGTATCCAAAGAAGGTGATCGTGTTCAGTCCGCATCCCGATGACGACGTGATCTCTATGGGTGGTACGTTGCGCCGTTTGTGTGACCAGCACCACGATGTACATGTCGCTTATGAAACATCTGGAAATATTGCCGTAGGCGATGACGAAGTAATCCGCTATTGCGAATACCTGCGTGATGTTTGCGATAAATATTCTCCTAATGATACAGCCGTTAAGGATAAAGCAGAAGAGATCATTAAATACCTGCGTTTCGAAAAGGTAGAAAATGGCGAACCTGAAAAGAAAGACGTTTTGTTTATGAAGGGTACTATCCGTCGTGAAGAAGCTCGTCACGGTTGTCGCTATTCAGGTGTGAAGGATGAAAACGTTCATTTCCTAGATCTGCCATTCTACGAAACAGGTCTTGTTAAGAAGAACGATCTGGGTGAAGCCGATGTAGCTATTGTAAAGAAACTGTTGCAGGAAATTCAACCGGATCAGATGTTTGTTGCCGGTGACTTGGCAGACCCGCACGGAACACATAAGGTTTGTCTGGATGCTGTATTGGCTGCTATCGATGAACTGAAAGACGAAGAATGGCTGAAGCATTGCCGTGTTTGGATGTATCGCGGAGCATGGGCAGAATGGGAAATGGACCACATCGAAATGGCAGTTCCTATCAGTCCGGAAGAATTACGC is a genomic window containing:
- the nagA gene encoding N-acetylglucosamine-6-phosphate deacetylase, encoding MLTQIINGQILTPQGWLKDGSVLISDGRILEVTNSDLAVIGATIIDAKGMYIIPGFVAMNIHGGGGYDFKECTEEAFHGAVNAHMKHGATCIFPTLAPLPVTEIQKGVALCESVMAEKNSPVLGLQLEGPYLNPKMAGSLLTDALKNPDPAEYKSLLDSTTCIKRWDASPELPGALDFARYVRSKGLLAAVSHTEAEFDDIKAAYEAGFTHAAHFYNAMPGFHKRREYKYEGTVESVFLVDNMTVEVIADGRHLPSTILRLVYKLKGVEHTCLTTDALAYAANEGKPVDDPRIIIEDGVCKLADHSSLVGSIATMDVLVRTMAQKAGVPLADAVRMASETPARLMGVDDRKGSLQRGKDADIVILDRKLNVRSVWSMGHLVEGTNTLA
- a CDS encoding glucosamine-6-phosphate deaminase, translating into MKTNLSSQITLTRIPLRYYRPENAYEQSVLTRFEKIPTNIYESANEGSFAIAKELASQIRKKQDAGEQFVLALSGGRSPQSVFKELIRLHKEEQLSFRNVIVFNVYEFYPLSASTNSNLTYLKESFLDQVDIDPKNIYSPDGSIPKDDIFEFCRQYEQQIQAVGGIDYILLGVGHASNIGFNGPGSSVNVGTRLVLLDNDARKEAARTFKSIENVPASVITMGISTILRAKNVILMAWGEDKARIIANTVEGKVSEAVPSTYLQNHMNVKVVIDLSAAYELTRISHPWLVTNCDWDNKLIRRAIVWLCQLTGKPILKLTNKDYSEHGLGELLALYGSAYNVNIKIFNDIQHTITGWPGGKPNADDTNRPERATPYPKKVIVFSPHPDDDVISMGGTLRRLCDQHHDVHVAYETSGNIAVGDDEVIRYCEYLRDVCDKYSPNDTAVKDKAEEIIKYLRFEKVENGEPEKKDVLFMKGTIRREEARHGCRYSGVKDENVHFLDLPFYETGLVKKNDLGEADVAIVKKLLQEIQPDQMFVAGDLADPHGTHKVCLDAVLAAIDELKDEEWLKHCRVWMYRGAWAEWEMDHIEMAVPISPEELRFKRNAILKHQSQAESAPFLGDDERLFWQRAEDRNRATAELYKELGLASYEAIEAFVQYMIPFEK
- the nagA gene encoding N-acetylglucosamine-6-phosphate deacetylase, producing MLTQIINGRILTPQGWMKDGSVLISDNKILEVTNCDLAIVGANLIDAKGMYIVPGGVEIHVHGGGGRDFMEGTEEAFRVAVATHMQHGTTSIFPTLSSSTIPMIREAAATTEKLMAEKDSPVLGLHLEGHYFNMKMAGGQLPENIKNPDPEEYIPLLEETNCIKRWDAAPELPGAMQFGKYITSKGVLASVGHTQAEYEDIQTAYEAGYTHATHFYNAMPGFHKRREYKYEGTVESIYLIDDMTVEVVADGIHVPPTILRLVYKVKGVERTCLITDALACAASDSQVAFDPRVIIEDGVCKLADRSALAGSVATMDRLIRTVVQKAEIPLEDAVRMASETPARIMGVYDRKGSLQRGKDADIMVLDKDLNVRAVWAMGKLVEGTNKLF